A single window of Candoia aspera isolate rCanAsp1 chromosome 3, rCanAsp1.hap2, whole genome shotgun sequence DNA harbors:
- the MICAL1 gene encoding F-actin-monooxygenase MICAL1, translating into MSQQDGEQPNQSHSLFDAFLHAKQCKEVLSRFEELCSHLSLEHTGQIHFYHKLKSSLNYWSAKALWTKLDKKAGHRDYDQGRACSNTKCLIVGAGPCGLRSAIELAFLGAHVVVVEKREAFSRNNVLHLWPFTIQDLRALGAKKFYGHFCTGSLDHISIRQLQLILLKVALLLGVHIHIGVQFKGLILPAANSHGQASGWKAVLHPGSSPLSQFEFDVLISAGGGRFVPEGFKRKETRGKLAIGITTNFVNNHSRTEVEVAEISGVARIYNQKFFQNLYNKTGIDLENIVYYKDDTHYFVMTAKKHSLLKKGVILNDKLDIESLLSPENVNQEALLAYAKEAANFSTNYQLPNLQFALNHHHRPDVDMFDFTCMSRADNAALVRDCNGTKLLIGLVGDCLVEPFWPLGTGVGRGFLAAFDAAWMVKRWASGVSPLDVLAERESIYQQLSQTSPDNTNKNVNQYSIDPTTRYQNINLQAIKASQVHKLYIAGDIEMEQNKRRSASPELVCKDTSRAYEELLNWCQANTASYHSIKVEDFTHSWKSGLALCALIHHFRPDLLDFNSLDPKDPIGNNQLALDVAEQELGISPVLSSTEMASVSDDEQLGLITYLSQFHDAFRTTPEWKEKIEKPLAERGTKSAILFLSKLQKSLSLSRKRNLESNTWDAESKKLKQVAGNLPVCPVRSSDACYFCGDHVYILERVSAEGRFFHRGCFKCHCCKITLWLGDFVFNEDDGNFYCMLHSSVSSDVTTPSKASVKEAYEDSSYLDSPSDKDSLDLTTEEDRTGKNSDWQSLDENMSPFVDQLPEHQPEPLQKQVSEGPSLFPFKEKEGADTINSSQHPHQPSPVVGDEKLSNSVPKADSALQVSGSSRSPEKMAQDQRIWTDCHSKEEASFNRLSQGRGIGLAFPISAGGLNPTLDPMQCENTQKKKICLSALEKLELSRLSPISSSFDFSNTGLEESSWSRESDFLEAASDSEEEEDEEAESFDLGTNMLCYGLQHFHSLTEDTQYPTWKKTLLRRAKEAEMNRFCKAQAIQRRLEEIEVTFRELEKQGIMVEQSLREEAGTESELKKQWMNQLLTLIQKKNSLMSEESDLMIDVQELKLEEQQCQLDQELRHYYNMDDSLKTSEDCEAEKMILSQLVAVVNQRSALIEMQERKRLSELSEHVPVMENLWKI; encoded by the exons ATGAGCCAGCAAGATGGAGAGCAGCCAAATCAGTCTCATTCTCTCTTTGATGCCTTCCTGCATGCCAAGCAGTGCAAAGAGGTCTTAAGCAGATTTGAAGAGCTGTGCAGTCATTTGAGCCTGGAACACACTGGCCAGATTCATTTCTATCACAAGCTCAAGTCTTCTCTCAATTATTGGAGTGCTAAGGCTTTGTGGACCAAATTGGACAAGAAGGCTGGACACAGAGACTATGATCAGGGAAGAGCATGTTCAAACACCAAG TGCCTGATAGTTGGGGCAGGGCCCTGTGGTCTTCGCTCGGCTATCGAGTTGGCTTTCCTTGGAGCACACGTTGTGGTGGTAGAGAAAAGAGAGGCCTTTTCCCGGAACAATGTGCTGCACCTTTGGCCTTTCACTATCCAGGACCTGCGGGCACTTGGAGCCAAGAAATTCTATGGCCATTTCTGCACTGGCTCCTTGGATCACATCA GTATCCGTCAGCTGCAGTTGATCCTGCTGAAAGTAGCCTTACTCTTAGGTGTCCATATTCACATTGGTGTACAGTTTAAGGGACTCATTCTACCAGCAGCAAACTCTCATGGACAGG CCAGTGGTTGGAAAGCAGTGCTGCATCCTGGCTCCTCTCCCCTGAGCCAGTTTGAGTTTGATGTCCTCATCTCTGCTGGTGGTGGAAGGTTTGTGCCAGAAG GCTTTAAGAGGAAGGAGACACGTGGGAAATTGGCCATTGGCATCACCACCAATTTCGTAAATAACCATAGCAGAACTGAGGTGGAGGTGGCTGAGATAAGTGGCGTGGCTCGCATCTACAACCAGAAATTCTTCCAAAATCTCTATAACAAAACAG GTATTGATTTGGAAAACATTGTCTACTATAAAGATGACACACACTACTTCGTCATGACAGCCAAGAAGCACAGTTTGCTAAAGAAAGGAGTAATCTTAAAT GACAAGCTGGACATAGAGAGCTTACTCTCTCCAGAAAATGTGAACCAGGAAGCCCTTCTCGCTTATGCCAAAGAGGCTGCCAACTTCTCCACCAACTACCAGCTGCCCAATTTGCAGTTTGCACTGAACCATCACCACCGTCCTGACGTTGACATGTTTGACTTCACCTGCATGAGCCGTGCAGACAATGCAGCTCTGGTGCGTGACTGTAATGGCACTAAGCTACTCATCGGGCTGGTGGGGGACTGTCTGGTAGAG CCATTCTGGCCCTTGGGCACTGGTGTGGGCAGAGgtttcttggcagcttttgatgcTGCTTGGATGGTAAAAAGGTGGGCCTCAGGAGTATCCCCACTGGATGTGCTGGCTGAGAG AGAAAGCATATATCAGCAGCTGTCACAGACTTCACCTGACAACACAAACAAGAATGTTAATCAATACAGCATTGATCCCACCACACGATACCAAAACATCAACCTTCAGGCAATCAAGGCCTCTCAG GTTCATAAACTATACATTGCGGGAGACATTGAAATGGAGCAGAACAAGAGAAGAAGTGCCAGCCCAGAGCTAGTCTGCAAAG ACACCAGCAGAGCCTATGAGGAGCTTCTTAACTGGTGTCAAGCAAACACAGCCAGTTACCATAGCATCAAGGTAGAAGACTTTACACACTCCTGGAAAAGTGGACTGGCTCTGTGTGCCCTCATACATCACTTTCGCCCAGATCTCCT GGACTTCAACTCATTGGACCCAAAGGACCCTATTGGAAACAACCAACTGGCTTTAGATGTGGCTGAGCAGGAGCTAGGCATTTCTCCAGTCCTCTCCAGCACTGAAATGGCTTCAGTGTCTGATGATGAGCAGCTTGGCTTGATCACCTATTTGAGCCAATTTCATGATGCCTTCAGGACCACTCCAG AATGGAAGGAGAAAATAGAGAAGCCTCTTGCAGAGCGTGGGACCAAAAGTGCTATCCTCTTTCTTAGCAAGCTACAGAAGAGTTTGTCTCTCTCACGCAAGCGGAACTTG GAGAGCAATACCTGGGATGCAGAATCCAAGAAGTTAAAGCAAGTAGCTGGG AATCTGCCTGTCTGCCCTGTGAGGAGCAGTGATGCCTGCTATTTCTGTGGAGACCATGTCTACATCCTGGAGCGGGTCAGTGCGGAAGGGCGCTTTTTCCATCGAGGCTGCTTCAAATGCCACTGCTGCAAAATAACATTGTGGCTAGGAGATTTTGTCTTCAACGAAGATGATG GCAACTTCTACTGCATGTTGCATTCCTCAGTCTCATCAGACGTGACTACTCccagcaaagcctctgtcaaagaAGCATATGAG GATTCATCCTATCTGGACAGTCCATCAGATAAAGACAGTTTAGACTTGACTACTGAAGAGGATAGAACTGGAAAAAATTCAGATTGGCAAAGCCTGGATGAGAATATGTCTCCCTTTGTAGATCAGCTTCCAGAACACCAGCCTGAACCACTTCAGAAACAAGTCAGTGAAGGCCCCAGTCTATTCccattcaaggaaaaggaaggtgcTGACACAATAAACTCCTCACAGCATCCACACCAACCGTCCCCTGTTGTGGGAGATGAGAAGCTGAGTAACTCTGTTCCCAAGGCTGATTCAGCTTTGCAAGTCAGTGGAAGCAGCAGATCTCCTGAAAAAATGGCACAAGACCAAAGAATTTGGACTGATTGTCACTCTAAAGAAGAAGCTTCTTTCAATCGCCTTTCACAGGGGCGAGGAATTGGTCTAGCTTTTCCTATTTCTGCAGGAGGTTTGAACCCCACACTAGACCCAATGCAGTGTGAAAACACCCAGAAGAAAAAGATTTGCTTGTCAGCTTTGGAAAAGCTTGAATTATCCAGACTGAGTCCAATTTCATCCTCATTTGACTTTTCAAATACAGGGCTGGAAGAATCCAGCTGGAGCAGAGAATCAG ATTTTCTGGAGGCTGCCAGTGacagtgaagaggaggaagatgaagaagcaGAGAGCTTCGATCTTGGGACAAACATG TTGTGTTATGGTTTGCAGCATTTCCACAGCTTGACTGAAGACACTCAGTATCCAACTTGGAAGAAGACACTGTTGCGACGAGCCAAAGAGGCAGAAATGAACAGGTTTTGCAAAGCTCAG GCCATCCAGAGGCGGTTAGAAGAGATTGAAGTGACTTTCCGGGAGCTTGAGAAACAGGGCATAATGGTGGAACAGTCTCTGCGGGAAGAGGCAG GAACAGAGTCAgaactgaagaaacagtggatgaACCAGTTGCTCACGCTGATTCAGAAGAAGAACAGCCTGATGTCTGAAGAGTCTGACCTCATGATTGA TGTGCAAGAGTTGAAGCTAGAGGAGCAGCAGTGCCAGCTGGATCAAGAGCTGCGGCACTACTACAATATGGATG attctttgaAAACCTCTGAGGACTGTGAGGCAGAGAAGATGATCCTGTCCCAGCTGGTTGCAGTTGTGAATCAGCGCAGTGCTCTAATCGAGATGCAAGAGAGGAAGCGACTCAGTGAGCTTTCTGAGCATGTTCCAGTGATGGAAAATCTCTGGAAGATTTGA